A region of the Leptolyngbya sp. CCY15150 genome:
GCTAAATCAGAGTCCATGAGTTGATGCAGCGAACTACCCAACCCACCCAATGGTTTACGCCCAAGCGTAAAGCCAACCTAGCATCTCCCAGGTATGACCTCTACGTTATAGCCTACCTAGGGTGACCTAAACAGAGAACTTGCTCTGTGAAGCAAAAACCAGCGATCGCTAGAGCCTTAAGGGGGCATGGCAGCCTAGCAATCTATCGCACCATCGTATCCAAAGGGGCTGGGCGTGAGCCATGACGCACCACCCCTATGTATCCCAACTATGCATCCCAACAAGCAGCCATCTTAAAAGGCCTTGAACGCACATCTATGATTTGCAGGGAGCGATCGCCCCTCAACACTAAACCTTGCCCAATCGTAGACGGATTTATCTTAAATCCTCAAGTTTCCTGGCAACGAGTAACGCTCCGTAACATTCACGGGACATTCGCGGGACATCCCAGACCATCCCCAGACCATCCCCAGACCGACGCAAGCCTAGGGATGGAGGGCAGAATGCTCCTAGAGGACTTGCTGAAACAGAGCTTTTACCTGCACCCAAGCATCGGCGGCAGCGGCCTCATGATAGCTAGCGCGGCGATCGCAGAAAAAGCCATGGTCGGCTTCGGGGTAGCGAAAGATTTGGTGGGGGACGTGATGCGCCGTTAAGGCTGCTTCAAGTTGCTCCACATGCTCAGGGGGAATGCTCAGATCTTCCATGCCAAAAAAGGCGTAGAGGGTGCCGTTAATATCTCCTGTGCGGCTCAAGGTGGGGTCGCCACCGCCCGGACACCAGGTTGGCAATCCAGCCCCATAAAACGACGCGGTCGCAGCGACGGATGGCAGAGTGGCAGCTAGGAACGCCACATGCCCACCAAAACAAAATCCAATACAGCCCACCCCACCGGGTTTACTAGCCGGCTGTTGGCTCAGAAAATCGATGGCCGCCTGCACATCGCCCAATAGCTCATCCGCATGGGTCTGGTCTTTATACTGTCGCCCTAGTTTGATATCGTCTAGGGTGTACCCAGCTTCAAAGCCGGGGGCTAACCGTTGGTAGAGAGCCGGGGCGATCGCAAGGTAACCTTCTCGGGCAATGCGTTCTGTGATATCTCGAATGTGGGCATTCACCCCAAAGATTTCTTGCACAACGACCACGGGAGGATACAGACCGTCGGCAGCGGGCTGGGCCATATAGGCATCGATCGCCAAGCCATCATGGTTAATCTGGACATGGCCTGTTTGAAGATCCGAATGGCTCATAAGTAGATTCCTAAGACAACGGGGGTACGGAACATGATGGATGACCGTGGGGCATGGTGGCGATCGCATACTCCTCTAGTGAGCCCGGATACCTAAGCGTGCGAAGATAGTGCTAGCCATCCTGAAGACTAGCGGGGGCGAGCATGTACCCTTGTGCCAGCATGTCAGCTATGATTGCCCATACCATCGCATTCGCCTCAATCCGGCATCGCAGGTTAGCGTCTCAGCATCCCTCAACGGGCCATCCAGTTAGGGTTTTAACACAGGTTTTTTAACGGCTTCAAGATTATCTTGGTCGTTAGTTCTCATCGAGCGCATGGCGGAGGCTCTGGTCTATGGTTCAGTTTCACATTCAACCCGATAGCGAGATCCCAGCGTCTACTCAGCTCTACAACCAAATACGCTTTGCGATCGCTTCGCGGCAGTTTCCACCGGGGCATCGGCTGCCCAGCACCCGGCAGTTGGCTATGCAAACGGGTTTGCATCGCAACACGATTAGCAAAGTCTACCGCCAGCTCGAAGATGCTGGGGTGGTGGATGCTCGGGCTGGGGCTGGCATTTTTGTGCGGGCTCAGGGCGACGAAGGCGTTGCCAAAACCGGCTCCCCGCTCCTGGCCCAATACCCCGAAGCCAACAAACTGGTGCAGCAAAGTGTTGATAAGCTGTTGAGCCAGGGCTGTAGCCTCAGTCAGGCGCGGGAACTATTTCTAGCAGAAATTGACTGGCGGTTGCGCTGCAGCGCCCGCGTGTTGGTCACTTCACCAAGCCAAGACATTGGCGCAGGGCAGTTGATGGTGCAAGAGCTAGAACAGGCGCTGAAGATTCCGGTGCAGTTGGTACCCCTGGAAGAACTAGAGCAGGTTCTGGATCAGGCGCGATCGGGCACCGTGGTCACCAGCCGTTACTTTATTGGTGAAGCCGAGGCGATCGCTGCCCCGCGTTCGGTACGCGTGATTCCGGTTGATATTTACGACTACGCCCAAGAAATGCAGTTGCTGACCAAACTGCCCACGGGTAGCTGTTTGGGCATTGTCAGTCTCAGCAGCGGCATCCTCAGAGCAGCGGAGGTGATTATCCACAGTCTGCGGGGTGAGGATCTGCTGGTGATGACGGCTCAGACAGATGATGCCTACAAGCTCAGCTCGATTGTGCGCAGTACCCAAGTGATTGTCTGCGATCTGGTGAGTGTTCCTCGGGTGAAAGCTGCGATCCAAGAAGCGCGCAATGATCTGATTCGTCCACCCCAAGTAATTACCAGCAATAACTATGTGGGTATGGATTCCATCGAGGTCTTGAAGCGAGAGCTGGGGCTGGATTAAGCCAACCTGCGAGAGCAGGCGTTATCACCGGCATCCATCACTAACCTTAAAACATCGGTGAACTTAGAGCGATCGCTGCAGTTGAATCTGCAACGGATCCTCGGGCTGGCGCAGCACACCCAAACGCTGAGTTGTGGAGGGCGATCGCCCCGTCTCATCCCAAAGCATCCAGCGACTACCCGCCGGTAAATCTTCCAAGCGATCGCCCCTCGGGGTCAACCAAACCAAGGGCAGATCCGGACGCTGACCCGCGATCGGCCGAGGATCTTCATCGGACTGGGTGGCCGCCAAAACTTCAAGCACCTGCTGCTGCCCGTCCACCGTCCCCGTCCCTGCTGTCCAGAGGCTCACCTGCAGTTTTTGCTTCAAGGCATAGAAATAGAGCGACGCTGCCACAATCACCGCTTCTTCAAAGGCTGCCGCCGGCCAAGCTATGCCGCTATCCAAGGCAATCACCAAGGCCTGACCGCCGGTGATCACCTCCAACTCCCGCACCCGCAGATCGCCATAACGAGCGCTCGATCGCCAATGCACCATGCGAATCGGATCCCCCCAGCGATAGGGCCGCAGGGCCCGGGTCATGCCTTCGCTAGCGCTATCGGGACGTTGAATACTTTGCAGCTCTTTCTGCTCATCGGCTCCCTGCTCATCCACCAAGGGACAGGACGACAGCGGCAATACCTGGGGATAGACCACAGCGATCGCTGGCTGAGTGAACGCCTGCCGCCGCCAGAAGAGACCAAAGGGAGCCGCCGTCCGCAGATGCACCGTATGCCAACGGTAGACCCCCCGCTGTTCCATCACTCGGCTATAGGCCCAGCGGTATTGCCCTTGGGCCGGCAAGGTCTCCAAGGCCGCCCGTTCTGGCGCACCCACCACAAACGGCAGTAGATCAGAAAGTTCGAGCAGTCCCCGAGCCTGGGGCGTGGGATTATCAATCCGCAGTTCCACCTGCAGGGCATCGCCAGCGCTGATGGGATAGATGGGCATCCGGCTCACCTGCACATGCTTCAGCGATCGCGGCGGCAAGAGGGCAGCGATCGCCAGCATCGCCAACATACCGCCACTGATCACATACAGCCAGCCAGCCATGGTGTTGGTCGCCGCCGCAAAGAAAAATACAGCCAACCCCAGCAGCAGCCAGCCGCCATAGGACGGAGACACCCAACGAGTTTCAAGCC
Encoded here:
- a CDS encoding DUF58 domain-containing protein, with protein sequence MRQTKAWSDWLETRWVSPSYGGWLLLGLAVFFFAAATNTMAGWLYVISGGMLAMLAIAALLPPRSLKHVQVSRMPIYPISAGDALQVELRIDNPTPQARGLLELSDLLPFVVGAPERAALETLPAQGQYRWAYSRVMEQRGVYRWHTVHLRTAAPFGLFWRRQAFTQPAIAVVYPQVLPLSSCPLVDEQGADEQKELQSIQRPDSASEGMTRALRPYRWGDPIRMVHWRSSARYGDLRVRELEVITGGQALVIALDSGIAWPAAAFEEAVIVAASLYFYALKQKLQVSLWTAGTGTVDGQQQVLEVLAATQSDEDPRPIAGQRPDLPLVWLTPRGDRLEDLPAGSRWMLWDETGRSPSTTQRLGVLRQPEDPLQIQLQRSL
- a CDS encoding GntR family transcriptional regulator; its protein translation is MVQFHIQPDSEIPASTQLYNQIRFAIASRQFPPGHRLPSTRQLAMQTGLHRNTISKVYRQLEDAGVVDARAGAGIFVRAQGDEGVAKTGSPLLAQYPEANKLVQQSVDKLLSQGCSLSQARELFLAEIDWRLRCSARVLVTSPSQDIGAGQLMVQELEQALKIPVQLVPLEELEQVLDQARSGTVVTSRYFIGEAEAIAAPRSVRVIPVDIYDYAQEMQLLTKLPTGSCLGIVSLSSGILRAAEVIIHSLRGEDLLVMTAQTDDAYKLSSIVRSTQVIVCDLVSVPRVKAAIQEARNDLIRPPQVITSNNYVGMDSIEVLKRELGLD
- a CDS encoding dienelactone hydrolase family protein; translated protein: MSHSDLQTGHVQINHDGLAIDAYMAQPAADGLYPPVVVVQEIFGVNAHIRDITERIAREGYLAIAPALYQRLAPGFEAGYTLDDIKLGRQYKDQTHADELLGDVQAAIDFLSQQPASKPGGVGCIGFCFGGHVAFLAATLPSVAATASFYGAGLPTWCPGGGDPTLSRTGDINGTLYAFFGMEDLSIPPEHVEQLEAALTAHHVPHQIFRYPEADHGFFCDRRASYHEAAAADAWVQVKALFQQVL